The DNA region CATGGCTAATTAGTTGGAACAAAAAACGAAAGGAAAAGCACAATCCAGACGGTATCAGCGGCAGGCTACAAGAATAAATTGTGATTTCACAAGATTGGTGCTATAATAAGAGAAAAGTTCCTGCCGGGGCAGCCGCCCCGGTGGTATAGATAGAAAGGCAGGAAAACAATATGCACATCAGCTATAAGCCACTCTGGCACACACTGTTAGAGCGTGATATGAGAAAAGAGGATTTAAGGCTTGCCGCTGGTATGACAACAAATATGATTGCCAACATGAGCAAAGAGGGAAAGCACATCAGCATGGATACATTAGCCCGTATCTGCGAAACGCTGAATTGTGAGATTACCGATGTGATTGAGTTAGTACCAGACGAGCCTGCTTCCACAGGAGGTAAGGAACATGAGCGAATTGAAACCAAGAATAACGGAAAACGGAATTGATTATATCCTTGTCGGAGATTATTACATCCCGGACTTGAAACTGCCGGAGGAACACCGCCCTATCGGAAAGTACGGACGGATGCACCGGGAATATTTAAGGGAAGTCCACCCAGCCAGATTGAATACATTGATACTGACCGGGGAATTGTGGACATATCTTGCAGACCTGAACGAACAGGCACAGGAACGGTTAGACGCCATCATGGAGCAGATGAAAACTGCCGAGGGCGTAACCGAGGAATTGAAGCGTACCCACCAAATGGAATGGGTGCAGCGTTGCAATAACATTCATAACCGGGCAGAAGAAATTGTTTTGCATGAGATGATTTATTCATAACGGGAGCAATTAAATCGGAGGTATATAAGATGATTGAAATTGTATTTGGTGAAAGTGCCTGTGGAAGTTTGAAAATTGCCCAAACTTACGGCAAGGGAAAGTATAGAGGAAGTGCTGTTTCAATATTTATGAGGCATGAAGACGGGAGTGTTCCATCTTCAGATGAAATGAAAAAAGCACAGCTTCAAGCACAGGAACAAGAACGCATTGCTT from Vescimonas fastidiosa includes:
- a CDS encoding TnpV protein, which produces MSELKPRITENGIDYILVGDYYIPDLKLPEEHRPIGKYGRMHREYLREVHPARLNTLILTGELWTYLADLNEQAQERLDAIMEQMKTAEGVTEELKRTHQMEWVQRCNNIHNRAEEIVLHEMIYS
- a CDS encoding helix-turn-helix domain-containing protein, whose amino-acid sequence is MHISYKPLWHTLLERDMRKEDLRLAAGMTTNMIANMSKEGKHISMDTLARICETLNCEITDVIELVPDEPASTGGKEHERIETKNNGKRN